From a single Armatimonadota bacterium genomic region:
- a CDS encoding D-lyxose/D-mannose family sugar isomerase, whose translation MKRSEINLAIRRAAEFFDKMGFRLPPYAFWTPSTWKNIGHEADEIRECMLGWDVTDFGSGNFARIGRTLFTLRNGKHGDPRYPKVYGEKVIFNPEGQRAPLHFHRSKMEDIINRGGGNIVIVVWKAGEDNRPSNDKFALSINGILRELEPGEMVRLRPGESICLPPGTFHQFWGEENTGPSISGEVSSVCDDKTDNYFLEDFVRFPPIVEDEPPIALLCHEYPPAK comes from the coding sequence ATGAAGCGTTCTGAGATCAACCTTGCTATCCGGCGGGCTGCAGAATTTTTTGACAAAATGGGTTTCCGCCTGCCACCTTATGCATTTTGGACGCCCAGCACATGGAAGAACATTGGCCATGAAGCCGATGAAATACGCGAGTGCATGCTTGGCTGGGATGTAACTGACTTCGGAAGTGGCAACTTTGCACGTATAGGGCGAACGCTTTTTACTCTTCGCAATGGAAAGCATGGCGACCCAAGATATCCAAAGGTTTACGGTGAGAAGGTGATTTTCAATCCCGAGGGGCAGCGAGCGCCTCTTCACTTCCACCGTTCGAAGATGGAGGACATCATTAACCGTGGTGGCGGAAACATAGTTATCGTCGTTTGGAAGGCTGGTGAGGACAATAGACCCTCAAATGATAAGTTCGCCCTTTCAATAAATGGAATTCTCCGTGAGCTTGAACCTGGCGAGATGGTGCGCCTCAGACCTGGGGAGAGTATATGCCTTCCGCCAGGCACGTTCCACCAGTTCTGGGGCGAGGAAAACACTGGACCCTCAATTAGCGGGGAGGTCTCGAGCGTCTGTGATGACAAAACGGATAACTATTTCCTTGAAGATTTCGTGCGCTTCCCACCAATCGTGGAGGACGAGCCGCCAATCGCACTACTTTGCCATGAGTATCCGCCGGCAAAGTGA
- a CDS encoding uroporphyrinogen-III decarboxylase-like protein — protein sequence MPRETMSPRERWLAVLTRQTPDRIPMDYWATPEATDRLLKYLNCDYEEMLRRLHIDKPVHVGGRYVGPPPKEGEDIWGLRTKPVDYGLGVYHETINAPLAHFTSVEEIEACYNWPKPDYWDFSDLPEQIKGKEHLPIQGGGSEPFLLYKKLRGEEQAFIDLIENPDIVHYCLDKLFDLAYENTRRIYESIPGKVLITYIAEDLGSQTGLMYSPNQIREFLLPRMKRMMELARQNGAFVFHHSDGAIRPILPDLIEAGIQVLNPVQWRCPGMDREGLKRDFGDKLIFHGAMDNQFTLPFGTVEEIRQEVLDNYRILGDGGGYILAPCHNIQSITPPENIVEMYETGYEYGWR from the coding sequence ATGCCAAGGGAAACGATGAGTCCGCGAGAACGATGGCTCGCAGTTCTAACTCGACAAACTCCAGATCGCATTCCAATGGACTATTGGGCGACCCCTGAGGCGACTGATAGATTGCTTAAATACCTTAACTGCGATTACGAAGAAATGCTCCGTCGCCTCCACATTGACAAACCCGTCCACGTTGGCGGCAGATATGTCGGTCCACCACCAAAGGAAGGCGAAGATATTTGGGGACTTCGAACCAAGCCTGTAGATTACGGCTTAGGAGTCTATCATGAGACAATCAACGCCCCATTAGCTCATTTTACCTCCGTCGAAGAAATCGAGGCTTGCTACAACTGGCCAAAACCAGATTATTGGGATTTCTCAGATTTGCCAGAGCAGATTAAAGGAAAGGAACATTTGCCTATACAAGGCGGCGGATCAGAGCCATTCTTGCTCTACAAAAAGCTTCGGGGCGAGGAACAGGCGTTCATTGACCTAATCGAGAACCCAGATATCGTACACTACTGCCTCGATAAGCTATTTGACCTTGCTTATGAGAATACTCGCAGAATATACGAATCAATCCCAGGGAAAGTGCTTATTACTTACATCGCCGAAGACCTAGGCAGCCAGACAGGACTAATGTATTCACCAAACCAAATCCGAGAATTTCTACTGCCGAGGATGAAGCGAATGATGGAACTAGCAAGGCAGAACGGAGCTTTTGTCTTCCATCATTCCGATGGGGCAATCCGCCCCATTCTTCCGGATTTGATTGAGGCAGGAATCCAAGTACTTAACCCTGTGCAGTGGCGCTGCCCAGGGATGGATCGCGAAGGTCTCAAACGCGACTTCGGCGATAAACTGATATTCCATGGTGCGATGGACAACCAATTTACCCTACCGTTCGGCACTGTGGAGGAAATTCGACAGGAGGTCCTCGATAACTACCGCATTCTAGGTGACGGCGGAGGCTACATCTTGGCTCCTTGCCATAACATCCAGTCAATCACACCGCCAGAAAATATTGTAGAGATGTATGAAACAGGCTACGAATATGGCTGGCGCTAA
- a CDS encoding phosphoribosylanthranilate isomerase — MVRVKICGNTDAEQIKICVEAGADCVGFVVEYPVSVPWNLTRDEAADLLPLVPPFVTRAVVTGGSAEFVLGIADHLRPEIIQLHTDNPIHETTEIAKKLTEHGIRLIRALRIDVATGKAGGEIEDPISAARALENTGISALLLDAHTADMPAGTGITVSWEIAKLIRESVTVPIILAGGLNSNNIRDAIRAVRPYAVDVITGVEASRRVKDPVLVREFIRCAKITE, encoded by the coding sequence ATGGTTCGCGTGAAAATTTGCGGCAATACCGACGCCGAACAAATAAAAATTTGCGTAGAAGCCGGCGCAGATTGCGTGGGTTTCGTGGTGGAATACCCTGTCTCGGTGCCATGGAATCTAACGCGAGATGAGGCGGCTGACCTTCTCCCACTTGTTCCCCCATTTGTGACCAGAGCCGTCGTTACAGGGGGCTCTGCTGAGTTCGTCCTGGGCATTGCTGACCACCTCCGTCCTGAAATAATCCAACTGCATACAGACAACCCCATCCATGAGACAACAGAAATTGCAAAAAAGCTGACCGAGCATGGCATCCGCCTAATACGTGCCCTTCGGATTGACGTGGCGACTGGGAAAGCAGGCGGAGAGATTGAAGACCCCATTTCGGCAGCTCGTGCCCTCGAAAATACAGGCATTTCTGCATTATTGTTGGACGCACATACGGCAGATATGCCCGCCGGCACTGGCATCACCGTGAGCTGGGAGATCGCAAAACTAATCCGCGAATCAGTGACTGTCCCTATTATCCTGGCGGGGGGACTAAACTCAAACAACATCAGAGACGCTATTAGAGCAGTTAGACCTTATGCGGTAGACGTCATCACCGGTGTTGAAGCATCACGTCGAGTAAAGGACCCCGTGCTCGTTCGTGAATTCATTCGCTGTGCGAAGATTACAGAATGA
- a CDS encoding indole-3-glycerol-phosphate synthase has product MEKVRTVCSRIEPNSFIMKFTEALAAARKAGRAPLVAEIKSRSPKEGDLLKGRDPSTLARSYEAAGASCISVVTEPTHWGGSMDLLRTVASAVTIPVLRKDFISSPADVHATKEAGASCLLLTISKLDWHLLVELHEEAHRVGLETLVEAHDEAQVRMALTLDLDLLGINNRDINVLEKDGGTFSRTLDLIRHVPRNVRVLSESSISSRSEVRAVIEAGALGVLVGTSILKAADPAAAVKNLVSALET; this is encoded by the coding sequence TTGGAAAAAGTTCGAACAGTTTGTAGCCGAATCGAACCAAATAGCTTCATCATGAAGTTCACGGAAGCGCTTGCGGCGGCTCGAAAAGCCGGCCGCGCACCACTGGTTGCCGAAATTAAAAGCAGAAGCCCAAAAGAAGGCGATCTCCTCAAAGGCAGAGATCCCTCAACCCTTGCTCGTTCCTATGAAGCAGCCGGTGCATCATGCATTTCGGTGGTAACCGAGCCCACCCATTGGGGCGGAAGCATGGACCTATTGAGGACAGTCGCAAGCGCTGTCACAATTCCGGTGCTTCGGAAAGACTTTATTAGCTCTCCCGCAGACGTCCATGCAACAAAGGAGGCAGGCGCATCATGCTTGCTTCTCACAATATCAAAACTCGATTGGCATCTCCTCGTCGAATTGCATGAAGAAGCCCATAGGGTAGGACTTGAAACGCTTGTCGAGGCGCACGACGAAGCACAGGTTCGAATGGCTTTGACTTTGGACCTTGACTTACTCGGTATCAACAATCGTGATATAAATGTCTTGGAAAAGGATGGCGGCACATTCAGCAGAACACTGGACCTGATACGCCATGTCCCGCGCAACGTTCGCGTGCTCAGCGAGAGCTCTATTTCATCTCGCAGTGAGGTTCGCGCAGTAATTGAAGCTGGCGCCCTTGGCGTCCTTGTTGGAACCTCTATCCTCAAAGCGGCAGACCCAGCAGCCGCTGTGAAGAATCTTGTCTCTGCCCTGGAAACTTAA
- the trpD gene encoding anthranilate phosphoribosyltransferase, which translates to MIQTALRKLTVGEHLSEEEIFEIIGGIRSGDITDVQIAGFLVALLMKGPTIREVASIARAMRANCEQISPKVDGDLIDTCGTGGGRTTFNCSTAVAIVAASSGLYVAKHGSRSLSSLSGSADVLEKLGVAIDLTPKQAEKLIEKAGISFLYAPNFHPVMHKVLPPEAALGIKTIFYTIIGPLINPADAKRHILGVYRLDLVEMVADILVELKFKHALVVHGLDNLDEISVIGKTSVAEVKDGWARKYEIKPEDLGLPRYTYEDLAGGTPEENAAILKAILRGEEKGARRDMVVANAAAALMVGGKVDNLRDGVKLAQQLIDSGEAWKKFEQFVAESNQIASS; encoded by the coding sequence ATGATCCAAACGGCTTTGAGAAAGCTAACCGTTGGTGAACATCTTTCTGAAGAAGAGATATTTGAAATAATCGGAGGCATAAGAAGCGGCGACATCACAGATGTGCAAATCGCTGGGTTCCTCGTTGCGCTGCTAATGAAAGGCCCAACAATCAGGGAAGTAGCGTCAATTGCACGGGCAATGCGGGCAAATTGCGAGCAGATTTCACCAAAAGTAGACGGTGACCTAATTGACACATGCGGCACGGGTGGCGGGCGAACAACGTTCAACTGCTCAACCGCTGTTGCCATAGTAGCTGCGTCATCTGGTTTGTACGTCGCCAAACATGGAAGCCGCTCCCTGTCATCGCTTTCTGGAAGTGCGGATGTACTCGAAAAGCTAGGGGTGGCGATTGACCTTACACCAAAACAAGCAGAAAAGCTGATAGAAAAAGCAGGGATTTCCTTCCTCTACGCTCCTAATTTTCACCCAGTTATGCATAAGGTGCTTCCTCCTGAGGCCGCTCTAGGAATTAAGACAATCTTTTACACCATAATCGGACCGCTTATCAATCCTGCAGATGCAAAGCGCCACATCTTAGGCGTGTATCGGTTAGACCTTGTTGAAATGGTGGCGGACATTCTTGTCGAGCTTAAGTTTAAGCATGCTCTCGTTGTGCATGGCCTCGACAATCTCGATGAGATTTCAGTAATTGGCAAGACGTCAGTAGCTGAGGTAAAGGACGGCTGGGCAAGAAAGTATGAAATCAAGCCAGAAGACCTCGGTCTTCCCAGATACACTTACGAAGACCTAGCAGGCGGCACTCCGGAAGAAAACGCAGCAATCCTTAAGGCTATTCTCCGCGGCGAGGAGAAAGGTGCAAGGCGTGACATGGTAGTCGCCAATGCCGCGGCCGCTTTAATGGTTGGCGGCAAAGTTGACAACCTTCGCGACGGCGTCAAGCTTGCCCAACAATTGATTGATAGTGGGGAGGCTTGGAAAAAGTTCGAACAGTTTGTAGCCGAATCGAACCAAATAGCTTCATCATGA
- a CDS encoding Lrp/AsnC ligand binding domain-containing protein, which translates to MVRALVLMNVQRGQVPKTAKQLADMDEVVDVYSVAGEYDLVAIIQTEEYERLAEVVTEKLQSLDTILRTTTLMAFRSYKFSS; encoded by the coding sequence TTGGTCAGAGCGCTAGTTTTAATGAATGTCCAGAGAGGACAAGTTCCTAAGACCGCCAAACAGCTTGCAGACATGGATGAAGTTGTGGATGTATATTCCGTCGCAGGCGAATACGACCTTGTGGCAATCATCCAGACCGAGGAATATGAACGGCTGGCTGAGGTAGTCACGGAGAAGCTCCAATCGCTAGATACGATTCTCCGCACGACCACACTAATGGCTTTCAGAAGCTACAAGTTTTCGAGTTAA
- a CDS encoding DUF5658 family protein, which produces MTDKRYMKIDAQSMEEFKRLQPAKESYILLAICLIDLMLTIWLVSTRRATEGNPLMAFYLKKGWDSLIIAKTLLVVLPLFIAEWGKIHRPIFVKHVLRFTIIAYLVTLSIAFINKDMLALERKHAQHLTAPTRSFSAELPSPNHHQ; this is translated from the coding sequence ATGACCGATAAAAGATACATGAAAATTGATGCGCAATCTATGGAAGAGTTTAAGCGTCTCCAGCCTGCGAAGGAAAGCTATATCCTGCTAGCCATTTGCCTAATAGATCTTATGCTGACAATCTGGCTTGTCTCCACACGGCGAGCTACAGAAGGAAATCCCCTAATGGCATTCTACCTTAAAAAGGGCTGGGATTCTCTTATAATTGCTAAAACCCTCTTAGTAGTACTCCCACTCTTTATCGCTGAGTGGGGAAAAATACACCGACCAATATTTGTAAAACATGTCCTTAGGTTCACAATCATCGCATACCTAGTTACTCTTTCCATTGCTTTTATAAACAAAGACATGCTGGCCTTAGAAAGAAAACATGCCCAACATCTAACTGCTCCGACTAGGTCGTTCTCCGCCGAATTGCCCTCCCCGAACCATCACCAGTAA
- a CDS encoding diguanylate cyclase — MKNERLATITFALLWVTILTVFSFGSHYANALVVHALLAILTSIKGCYLFQQDGGRSSAGTLTYAAAINFGIPGGLLIGAITATCHARPDGKTVIAPRNKFVARFMGGAVAGVLSAITYAKLDDLICPANFISEAVVLLSPAIICFAILTFAEAMTTKLLAGNSLRERLELNAPPMVELASGIALALTVRVLYELYSWDPMLLVLPIVYLAKQTYMEFLPPKKSVPSNALPNKLADVYLSTLQSIVTAIDAKDRFARSHTANVESISVAIAQEMDLFPTEVEGVRTAALLHDVGKLGVPEHVLLKPGKFDSHDMTTIQTHSALGQKILDSVSFPWPVGAMIRSHHERWDGTGYPDGLKGEEIPLGARILAIADVYDAMTSKRSYRPSYSPQQALDYIRKANGTQFDPAVVRAFERAIAKGNIPGLNNEEIAEISASLDTKKPGKADKPKAPQTSVAEELSRASHEFLAMFEIAQTASTSLNLDEVLNLIANKISNMIACSTCVIFLKDEESNKLFARIAVGVNADYFEGGRTIIGQGLTGVVAETGEGLIAVYDRNDVMLRQLFGRWIELKSVMIVPITHGDKVIGTINLYDTKDQAFSEEDFHILCTVAPQVGKAIQNALLFERTKESALTDALTGLHNARYLFMHLEQELSRAKRTFKPVSVLGLDLDNFKPINDTFGHQQGDIVLSEIGKVFLSQVRDYDLVCRCAGDEFIIVLPETEKHEAIETAERIKAAVEEYVPNLPHDKPFRLGVSIGVATYPEDGSDVRTLIAKADEAMYADKRRRKNMCAA, encoded by the coding sequence ATGAAGAACGAACGACTTGCTACTATCACGTTTGCATTACTTTGGGTTACTATACTGACAGTTTTTTCCTTTGGGTCCCACTACGCCAATGCGCTTGTAGTCCACGCTCTGCTGGCGATTCTTACAAGCATTAAGGGATGTTACCTGTTTCAGCAAGACGGAGGCCGTTCGTCAGCCGGCACACTTACTTATGCCGCAGCAATTAACTTTGGAATTCCCGGTGGACTATTAATTGGAGCTATAACCGCTACGTGCCATGCTCGACCTGATGGTAAAACCGTTATTGCTCCAAGAAATAAGTTCGTAGCAAGATTCATGGGTGGCGCAGTTGCTGGAGTGCTGTCAGCCATCACTTATGCAAAACTTGATGATCTCATTTGTCCCGCTAATTTCATTTCGGAAGCAGTCGTGCTACTTTCGCCTGCAATTATATGCTTTGCCATACTCACGTTTGCAGAAGCGATGACAACAAAATTGTTGGCAGGAAATTCACTCCGCGAACGACTAGAGCTTAACGCACCCCCGATGGTTGAATTGGCTTCGGGAATCGCTCTCGCGTTGACTGTTCGCGTGCTCTATGAACTTTACTCATGGGACCCAATGCTCCTTGTCCTACCAATCGTCTATCTAGCAAAGCAGACATATATGGAGTTTTTACCACCCAAAAAATCCGTCCCTAGCAATGCGCTTCCGAATAAACTCGCGGACGTCTACCTGTCAACCCTTCAGTCAATAGTCACCGCCATCGATGCAAAAGACCGCTTTGCAAGGTCTCATACGGCAAACGTGGAGTCAATCTCCGTGGCAATCGCACAAGAAATGGACCTGTTCCCAACCGAAGTCGAAGGAGTTCGGACTGCGGCGCTCCTCCACGACGTTGGGAAGCTCGGTGTCCCCGAGCATGTTTTGCTGAAGCCAGGAAAATTTGACTCCCATGACATGACAACCATCCAGACACATTCAGCTCTTGGCCAAAAGATACTCGACAGTGTAAGTTTCCCATGGCCTGTCGGTGCAATGATACGTAGCCACCATGAGCGGTGGGATGGTACAGGATATCCTGATGGGCTCAAAGGTGAAGAGATTCCTTTAGGTGCAAGGATCTTGGCTATTGCGGATGTCTACGACGCAATGACTTCCAAGCGTTCTTATCGTCCAAGCTACAGCCCCCAGCAAGCCTTGGACTACATTAGAAAAGCTAATGGAACGCAGTTCGATCCAGCAGTTGTCCGTGCCTTCGAACGGGCGATTGCAAAGGGAAATATCCCCGGCCTAAATAACGAGGAAATCGCCGAGATTTCTGCAAGCCTCGATACAAAAAAACCTGGGAAAGCTGATAAACCCAAGGCACCACAAACAAGTGTTGCAGAAGAGCTTTCCAGGGCAAGCCACGAATTCCTAGCAATGTTTGAGATAGCGCAGACAGCAAGTACAAGTCTCAATCTCGACGAGGTATTAAACCTAATAGCTAACAAGATAAGCAATATGATTGCATGCTCAACGTGTGTCATATTCCTCAAAGATGAAGAGTCAAACAAGCTTTTTGCACGGATTGCCGTTGGAGTAAACGCTGATTACTTTGAGGGAGGACGCACAATTATAGGCCAAGGTCTTACCGGCGTAGTCGCTGAAACTGGTGAGGGTCTTATAGCCGTATATGACAGAAACGATGTAATGCTCAGACAGCTCTTTGGACGCTGGATTGAACTAAAAAGCGTGATGATAGTACCAATTACACATGGAGACAAAGTAATCGGCACAATAAACCTTTATGATACTAAGGACCAAGCCTTCAGCGAAGAAGACTTCCACATCCTTTGCACGGTTGCGCCACAGGTAGGTAAGGCAATCCAAAATGCCCTACTCTTTGAGCGAACGAAAGAGTCCGCCCTTACCGATGCGTTGACTGGCTTACACAATGCAAGATATCTTTTTATGCACCTTGAGCAAGAATTAAGCCGAGCAAAGCGCACTTTTAAGCCAGTATCTGTTCTTGGCCTTGACCTTGACAACTTCAAGCCCATAAATGACACCTTTGGGCATCAGCAAGGAGATATCGTGCTTTCGGAGATTGGTAAAGTCTTCCTTTCTCAAGTGAGGGACTATGATCTAGTATGCCGGTGCGCTGGGGACGAATTCATTATCGTTCTCCCAGAAACTGAAAAGCATGAAGCAATTGAAACCGCCGAAAGAATAAAAGCCGCAGTTGAAGAGTACGTCCCTAACCTTCCTCATGATAAGCCGTTCCGCCTTGGAGTTAGTATAGGTGTCGCAACTTATCCTGAAGATGGTTCGGATGTGCGCACGCTCATTGCAAAAGCTGACGAGGCAATGTATGCAGACAAAAGACGCCGAAAAAATATGTGTGCAGCCTAA
- a CDS encoding SRPBCC family protein yields MVVHEKSIVINAPVHKVFQMWQNFENFPTFMSHIKDVVMLDGRRSHWKAKVAGLDEEWEAETTKVEEDKVIGWRSVSGLQNSGEVRFEPVDGKTQLTVHIEYEPPAGFLGDVAEALYVGSRFDSELEEDLRRFKAKVEG; encoded by the coding sequence ATGGTGGTTCATGAAAAGTCCATTGTAATAAACGCACCTGTTCACAAGGTATTCCAAATGTGGCAAAATTTCGAAAATTTCCCCACTTTTATGTCGCACATTAAAGATGTTGTGATGCTTGATGGTAGAAGATCGCATTGGAAAGCTAAGGTTGCAGGCCTCGACGAAGAATGGGAAGCAGAAACAACCAAGGTCGAAGAAGACAAAGTAATCGGCTGGAGGTCGGTATCTGGACTACAAAACAGCGGCGAAGTAAGGTTCGAGCCGGTGGATGGAAAAACCCAGCTCACCGTCCACATCGAGTATGAGCCGCCAGCAGGCTTTCTGGGAGATGTGGCTGAGGCACTATACGTAGGCAGCCGCTTCGATTCCGAACTTGAGGAAGATCTCCGACGATTCAAGGCGAAAGTTGAGGGTTGA
- a CDS encoding alpha-L-fucosidase — protein MNYTLRVLFACFLASIVLIGTTVAEESPEQRNARMKWWREAKFGMFIHWGIYSVPAGTWKGQQIPGIGEWIMCTAKIPVAEYVELAKQFNPVKFNADEWVRLAKEAGMKYIVITAKHHDGFAMFRSKASAFNIYDATPFKRDPLLELADACRRHGIRLGFYYSQAQDWHHRGGSACRGHWDEAQEGDMMDYIRNIAVPQVRELLSNYGRVSILWWDTPCGMTKEMADMLLPLTKLQPGIITNNRLGIYPGDTETPEQHIPENGYANRDWETCMTMNDTWGYKSYDNNWKSTETLIRNLIDIASKGGNYLLNVGPTAEGVIPQPSVDRLREIGKWMKVNGEAIYGTTASPFKNLPWGRCTKKGKTLYLHVFDWPKDKMLRVPMRGEVKKAYLLAQPERPLITIKIENGIGIVVPFVAPDPVATVVALEV, from the coding sequence ATGAATTATACTTTAAGGGTTCTCTTTGCTTGTTTTCTTGCAAGTATTGTACTGATTGGGACCACAGTAGCCGAGGAATCTCCGGAGCAAAGAAATGCTCGAATGAAATGGTGGCGCGAGGCAAAGTTCGGTATGTTTATCCATTGGGGAATTTACTCAGTCCCTGCCGGTACATGGAAGGGACAGCAAATCCCAGGTATTGGCGAATGGATAATGTGCACTGCAAAAATCCCTGTAGCCGAATACGTTGAGCTGGCAAAGCAGTTCAACCCTGTAAAGTTCAACGCCGATGAGTGGGTTCGCTTGGCGAAGGAGGCAGGGATGAAATATATCGTCATCACCGCAAAACACCATGACGGTTTTGCTATGTTCCGGTCAAAAGCAAGCGCATTCAATATCTACGACGCCACGCCTTTTAAACGTGATCCCCTGTTGGAATTGGCCGATGCCTGTCGAAGGCACGGCATAAGACTAGGCTTCTACTATTCTCAGGCGCAGGATTGGCACCATCGAGGTGGGAGCGCATGCCGAGGGCATTGGGACGAGGCGCAGGAAGGCGATATGATGGATTATATTCGAAACATTGCCGTGCCCCAAGTCCGTGAGCTTCTATCTAATTATGGGCGCGTCTCAATACTTTGGTGGGACACACCGTGCGGCATGACAAAAGAAATGGCTGACATGCTTCTGCCTCTTACCAAACTTCAACCGGGAATCATAACCAATAACCGCCTTGGAATTTACCCGGGCGACACGGAAACCCCTGAACAACACATTCCAGAGAATGGTTATGCCAACCGCGACTGGGAGACTTGCATGACGATGAACGACACATGGGGCTATAAATCCTATGACAATAACTGGAAGTCAACGGAGACGCTTATTCGCAACCTAATTGATATAGCAAGCAAGGGTGGAAACTATCTGCTCAATGTTGGTCCAACAGCGGAGGGGGTAATCCCACAGCCAAGCGTAGACCGCTTACGTGAAATAGGTAAGTGGATGAAGGTAAATGGCGAGGCGATCTACGGAACGACGGCAAGTCCGTTCAAGAATCTTCCTTGGGGGCGTTGTACCAAAAAAGGTAAGACTCTTTATCTACATGTCTTCGACTGGCCCAAGGATAAAATGCTACGCGTGCCAATGAGGGGAGAAGTAAAGAAGGCATACCTACTTGCGCAGCCTGAAAGGCCGTTGATAACAATAAAGATTGAGAATGGCATTGGCATCGTTGTTCCATTTGTTGCGCCCGACCCGGTGGCAACTGTAGTGGCGCTTGAAGTCTAA
- a CDS encoding right-handed parallel beta-helix repeat-containing protein, whose amino-acid sequence MYRIIIMCLISLLFVSGAGAQRNQSMIDLVKTGKVKVARASWWGFDAADSTNAIQDAINSGVRKLVIDNVGSPWIIKPITLVSNQIIVFEPGVEVIAKRGEFKGKGDCLFRANGKENITLIGYGAVLRMRRADYDGPGYEKAEWRHVLSLCGCTNVKVYGLTLADSGGDGIYLGSGRNGEANKNISIKDVKCIRNYRQGISVINAENLLIEKTIMCGTAGTPPQAGIDFEPNLPSERLVNIVMRDCVARDNQGDGYEFYLSPLKAMSEPVSIRIENCTSIGNNHSVFLATGNSKEDAVKGKVEFVNCNFRGGRNGGLFIVNKPESACKVRFVDCSILDPENGPPILLKVEKSSKEPIGGIEFHKCLIRNLKNRTPVRYEDNYVKVPPKSVFGEIILDQGSEKKSVEVRPEWIIGLQSNWR is encoded by the coding sequence ATGTACAGAATTATCATTATGTGCCTAATTAGCTTGCTTTTTGTTTCTGGGGCTGGAGCCCAAAGAAACCAATCTATGATTGACCTCGTAAAGACTGGGAAAGTGAAGGTTGCTCGAGCATCGTGGTGGGGATTCGATGCGGCGGATTCAACCAATGCAATACAGGATGCGATAAATTCTGGCGTCCGAAAGCTGGTCATTGATAACGTTGGGTCCCCGTGGATTATTAAGCCAATTACGTTGGTCAGTAACCAAATTATTGTATTTGAGCCAGGAGTCGAAGTCATTGCGAAACGAGGGGAATTTAAGGGGAAAGGCGACTGCCTTTTTCGCGCGAACGGCAAGGAGAATATTACACTCATTGGCTACGGTGCAGTTTTGCGCATGCGTCGTGCCGATTATGATGGACCTGGTTATGAGAAAGCGGAATGGCGTCACGTACTTTCCCTTTGTGGTTGCACTAATGTTAAGGTATATGGCTTGACGCTTGCCGACAGCGGCGGTGATGGAATCTACCTTGGTTCGGGGCGAAATGGTGAAGCGAATAAGAATATAAGCATTAAGGACGTGAAATGCATTAGGAATTATCGGCAAGGCATTAGTGTCATAAATGCAGAGAATCTTTTAATCGAGAAAACAATAATGTGCGGCACTGCGGGGACTCCGCCCCAGGCAGGAATTGATTTTGAGCCAAACCTACCGAGCGAACGGCTTGTAAATATTGTGATGCGCGATTGTGTTGCGCGTGATAATCAAGGAGATGGTTACGAGTTCTATCTTTCACCATTAAAAGCGATGTCAGAGCCAGTGTCGATTCGAATTGAGAACTGCACGTCAATCGGCAATAATCATTCAGTATTTCTTGCCACAGGTAACTCAAAGGAAGATGCTGTCAAGGGAAAAGTCGAATTTGTGAATTGTAATTTCCGCGGCGGACGAAACGGCGGACTGTTCATTGTGAACAAGCCGGAGAGTGCGTGCAAAGTTCGATTTGTAGATTGCTCCATACTTGACCCAGAGAATGGGCCGCCAATACTTTTGAAGGTCGAAAAAAGCTCAAAGGAGCCAATTGGCGGAATAGAGTTCCATAAATGTCTCATTAGAAACTTGAAGAATCGAACGCCCGTTAGATATGAAGATAACTATGTTAAAGTTCCCCCAAAAAGTGTCTTTGGGGAAATCATTCTTGACCAAGGTTCTGAGAAGAAATCAGTTGAAGTCAGGCCCGAGTGGATAATTGGTCTGCAATCAAATTGGAGGTAA